In the genome of Paenibacillus pabuli, one region contains:
- the abc-f gene encoding ribosomal protection-like ABC-F family protein, which yields MMTMVRLHEVSKEWNGNELFAGLNLEINEGERLAILGRNGCGKTTLLRIILGEEEGGGRIERHIPQKEWGFMRQSSLIDPEKSVLDAVRQESGRIYEVKRDLEELEERMSSSEAADGQRLLEAYTIAMEQYEQLNGYMWETEVEKVLTRLGLSSEHWSRPYHSLSGGQKTKARLAGLLVSNPKFLILDEPTNHLDEESMRWLEEWLSTYEGTLLFVSHDRTFIDQVATGVIEFSPDALTKYKGGYTDYKGHKERELREQEATYRKQELERKALEETIRNYQQWFHQAHNSATDVEVKITQSFYKAKANKNISRYHAKQKQLERLEKERVDKPREAAKLNMELQVNTLAARQLLVLEDVSFGYPGSRTLLHNLRIAVERGDRLAVRGPNGTGKTTLLKLMIGELEPSQGKVTRHPQLKIGYFSQELEGLPESETLLDSLLTLPSMTQSAARTILGCFLFSRDDVFKRIGDLSMGEKCRVAFLRLYFGGANVLVLDEPTNYLDIDTQEVMENILKQASGALVLVSHDRMLTKVLASRLLDLGPDGKATLYEGGVDDWEQSIKLRESALEVRESDDERLRLEMRLSELLSPMNSAGNDVLTKPDDVIERVAEVAEVRKIQRRLKQLHELRKQK from the coding sequence ATGATGACAATGGTACGCTTACATGAAGTATCGAAAGAGTGGAACGGGAATGAGTTGTTTGCAGGATTGAATCTGGAAATAAATGAAGGGGAGCGGCTTGCTATTCTGGGGCGCAACGGCTGTGGCAAGACCACCTTATTGCGCATCATTCTGGGAGAAGAAGAAGGTGGTGGACGCATCGAACGCCACATTCCGCAGAAGGAGTGGGGGTTTATGCGCCAGAGCTCCTTGATCGACCCTGAGAAGAGTGTACTTGATGCCGTCCGGCAGGAAAGTGGACGGATCTACGAGGTGAAGCGTGATCTGGAAGAACTGGAAGAGCGGATGAGCAGCAGTGAAGCGGCAGACGGGCAGCGTCTGCTCGAAGCTTACACAATAGCGATGGAGCAATATGAACAATTGAACGGGTATATGTGGGAAACTGAGGTAGAAAAGGTGCTGACACGTCTTGGATTATCGTCGGAACATTGGAGCAGGCCGTATCATTCCTTGAGTGGTGGGCAAAAAACGAAGGCCCGTCTTGCAGGACTGCTAGTCAGTAACCCGAAATTCCTGATTCTGGATGAACCGACAAATCATCTGGATGAAGAGAGTATGCGCTGGCTTGAAGAATGGCTTTCCACCTATGAAGGTACTTTGTTGTTCGTCTCTCATGACCGGACCTTTATTGATCAGGTCGCTACGGGTGTCATCGAGTTTAGTCCCGATGCGCTGACCAAATATAAGGGAGGTTACACGGACTACAAAGGCCACAAGGAGCGCGAATTGCGTGAGCAGGAAGCAACCTACCGCAAGCAGGAGTTGGAACGCAAAGCGCTGGAAGAGACGATCCGCAATTATCAGCAGTGGTTTCATCAGGCTCACAATTCAGCGACCGATGTAGAGGTCAAAATCACCCAGAGCTTTTATAAAGCCAAGGCCAACAAGAACATTTCCCGTTACCATGCCAAGCAAAAACAACTGGAGCGTTTGGAGAAGGAACGCGTGGATAAACCCCGCGAAGCTGCAAAATTGAACATGGAGCTGCAAGTGAACACGCTGGCTGCCCGCCAGCTCCTTGTACTGGAAGATGTTAGCTTTGGCTATCCGGGAAGCCGAACATTACTTCACAACCTTCGGATTGCAGTGGAACGTGGAGATCGTCTTGCCGTACGTGGACCGAATGGCACAGGCAAGACGACACTGCTCAAACTGATGATTGGAGAGCTGGAACCATCCCAGGGCAAAGTTACACGTCATCCACAACTGAAGATCGGTTATTTTTCGCAAGAGCTTGAAGGGTTACCGGAAAGTGAGACGCTTCTGGATAGTCTGCTCACTCTTCCATCGATGACACAGAGTGCTGCACGTACCATTTTGGGTTGTTTTTTATTCTCTCGGGATGATGTGTTCAAGCGTATAGGGGATTTGAGTATGGGAGAGAAGTGCAGAGTTGCGTTCCTGCGGTTATATTTCGGGGGAGCCAACGTGCTGGTACTGGATGAACCGACCAATTATCTGGATATTGACACACAGGAAGTGATGGAGAATATATTGAAGCAGGCATCCGGAGCACTGGTGCTCGTCTCTCATGACCGCATGCTGACGAAAGTGCTCGCCAGCCGCTTGCTTGATCTGGGACCTGATGGAAAGGCTACACTGTATGAAGGTGGAGTGGACGATTGGGAGCAATCCATTAAACTGCGAGAGTCCGCCCTTGAGGTTCGGGAGTCAGATGATGAACGGCTGCGGCTTGAGATGCGTTTGTCCGAATTGTTGTCTCCGATGAACAGTGCGGGCAATGATGTGTTGACGAAGCCTGATGACGTAATTGAAAGGGTTGCTGAAGTTGCGGAGGTCCGCAAAATTCAGCGTCGTTTGAAACAGTTGCACGAGCTGCGAAAACAGAAGTAA
- the pheS gene encoding phenylalanine--tRNA ligase subunit alpha, whose product MKERLEALKIEALEQLSGVNDPQTLSDLRVKYLGKKGALTEILRGMGALSAEERPMIGQVANDVRGAIEEVIDSKQEQFQKEETAKRLQSEKIDVTLPGRRGRQGGLHPLTKVVQEIEDIFIGMGYRVAEGPEVEMDYYNFEALNLPKNHPARDMQDSFYVTEDLLMRTHTSPVQVRTMQSMKGEVPVKVICPGKVYRRDDDDATHSFQFNQVEGLVISENIRMSDLKGTLLQFVREMFGSHTEIRLRPSFFPFTEPSAEVDVTCVQCGGSGCRVCKQTGWLEILGGGMVHPKVLEMGGYDPEKYSGFAFGMGVERIAMLKYGIDDIRHFYNSDMAFLKQFGRL is encoded by the coding sequence ATGAAAGAACGTTTGGAGGCATTAAAGATCGAAGCGCTGGAACAACTGTCTGGCGTGAATGATCCACAGACGCTGAGTGATCTGCGTGTAAAGTATTTGGGGAAAAAGGGTGCGCTGACCGAGATTTTGCGCGGCATGGGTGCGCTTAGTGCAGAGGAACGTCCTATGATTGGTCAGGTTGCCAATGATGTTCGCGGCGCGATTGAAGAAGTCATTGACAGCAAGCAAGAGCAATTCCAGAAGGAAGAGACGGCGAAACGCCTGCAATCCGAAAAAATCGATGTGACCCTGCCGGGACGTCGCGGACGTCAAGGCGGATTGCATCCACTGACCAAAGTGGTCCAGGAAATCGAAGATATTTTCATCGGTATGGGATACCGCGTAGCAGAAGGTCCTGAGGTTGAAATGGATTATTACAACTTCGAGGCACTGAATCTGCCCAAGAACCACCCGGCGCGTGATATGCAGGATTCCTTCTATGTAACAGAAGACCTGTTGATGCGTACACATACGTCACCGGTTCAGGTTCGAACCATGCAAAGCATGAAAGGTGAGGTGCCTGTTAAAGTCATCTGTCCGGGGAAAGTATACCGTCGTGACGATGATGATGCAACGCATTCGTTCCAGTTCAATCAGGTTGAGGGCCTGGTCATCAGCGAGAATATTCGCATGAGCGACCTGAAAGGCACCCTGCTGCAATTCGTACGCGAGATGTTCGGTTCGCACACCGAAATTCGTCTCCGTCCAAGCTTCTTCCCGTTCACCGAGCCAAGTGCTGAAGTGGATGTCACTTGTGTGCAATGTGGTGGCAGCGGCTGCCGGGTATGCAAACAGACGGGCTGGCTTGAGATTTTGGGCGGCGGTATGGTTCACCCGAAAGTGCTTGAGATGGGTGGATATGATCCGGAGAAATACAGCGGGTTTGCATTCGGAATGGGTGTAGAGCGTATTGCTATGTTGAAATACGGCATTGATGATATTCGTCATTTCTACAACAGTGATATGGCGTTCCTGAAACAATTCGGACGGCTGTAA